The following is a genomic window from Parasegetibacter sp. NRK P23.
CTGAGGGGTTCGGCAGAAGGGAAAAATACCAGTTCCGCGGTAATGAACATGCCCGGGGATAGTGAAAATTGAAGTCCCTGACCCCGGAAAATGAATTGCAGCACCAACGCATATTTGCCTGAGTTGATGCCGTACAACCAGTTTTTTTCTGTGGTAAGTCCTTCCTCCTCCGATACCTGTTTTCCCAGGATAAGCCATGTATCTTCCAATCCCTGTTGCTCTTTCAGCTCTTCCTGGTTTTGGGGGAAGCCGATGCGTGTTCGAATATCTTCGACAGGGTATCCGACAATGGCTGCATTGATATTGCGCATCCCGGATACCGCCAGGTAAATACGGGCCAGATGGTGCAGGAATTCCGCCTGCCAGCCTTCTTTGTAAAAAGGCGTATTGCCAAGGGAGCGTACCATTGCCGCAAGCCCCGGTGCCTGTGCATCCACCATTCTCCGTGCCATGGCATCAAAAAAAGCGGTCCCCTTTGCGGGGATATCGAGCAGGCCTATGCGCACAAGATCTTTGAGCCAGCGGAGCAGTTCTTCTATGCCGTCTTCAACTTTTGATTCGCGTGCTTTCTGTCGTTTCTCCCGGGAAGCTTCATCTTTAGGTGCTGTATTTACCGCGGCTTCGGCTTGTTGTTTCTGACCCCTTTTGTTGATCCATTCTTCCACCCAGGGCGGCATGGCTGCTGCATTAAAATCATTGGGATGACCAGCTTTGTATAATAGAAGTCCAAGCCCATGTTTGCAGGGAAACTTCCGGCTGGGGCAGGAACATTTGAATGCTATGGCGGAAAGATCGACCTGTGTCTGATAGGGTTTGCTGCCACTTCCCTGGCATTCGCCCCACAAAGCCAACGCGGTAGCGCCTTTGCTCACCCATTTTTTGGGAGAAGAAAGGTCTTTGCCCGCCTTGCGGGAGGCATCATCGGGGGCAAGGGAAAGTATCTGGTCTTCGGTAAGGTTCAAGAGAAAAGATTTGAACCCAAATTAAGGAATGAAATGATTCAGGAAAAATAATTGCGTTTTTGTTGTTACCGCATGGCAATCACCTCCGCAACCCTTTCTCCATCCATAGCAGCGCTCACGATACCGCCCGCGTAACCCGCGCCTTCTCCGCAAGGGTACAGATCCGCTATCTGCGGATGTTGCAGGGTAACACCATCCCTTGGAATGCGCACGGGAGAAGAAGTCCGCGATTCAGTAGCCACCACCACCGCTTCGTTGCTAAGATAACCGCGCATCTTTTTTCCAAACGCCACGAAACCTTCTTTCAGACTGGTATGTATAAACCCCGGAAGCACCTCCCGCAGGTCGGCGGAATGAATACCGGGCAGATAAGAGCAATCCGGTAGTGAAGCCGAATTTCTGCCATTCACCATATCGCCCATGCGCTGCGCGGGGGCCACGAGTTTACCACCACCCACCCAGGCTGCTTTCTGCTCAATCTCCTGCTGGAAATACATGCCGGCCAAAGCACCATATTTTTCAAAGCGCTTCAACTTCTCGGGGTGCACCGTTACCACCATGCCCGAGTTCGCATAAGGATTATTCCGCTTGGAAGGACTCCACCCGTTCACCACCACTTCGCCCGGAGCCGTGGCCGCCGGGGCGATAATACCACCAGGACACATACAGAAAGAAAATACGCCATGTCCTTGTACCTGTTCCACCAGACTATAAGATGCAGGAGGAAGGTGCTCGTTCCTTACCGGGCAATGGTATTGAATGGTATCTATCAGCGCTTGCGGATGTTCAATGCGAACGCCCAAAGCATACGATTTGTTTTCGATCAGTATCTGCTGCTCATCGAGCAGGTGAAATATGTCTCGTGCCGAATGCCCTGTAGCCAGTATCACGGCTTCGCCTTTCCATGCGCCGCCTTGTTGTGTTTTCACGCCAGTAACGGCATTGTTTTCGAGGATGAACTGATTTACTTTTTGTTCGAAGAGAAAAAATCCGCCGCTGGCGATCACCTGTTCCCGCATCGCGGTGATGATCTGCGGAAGTTTGTTGGTCCCGATGTGGGGATGCGCATCGTACAGCACGGATTCTTCCGCGCCAAACTGCACCAGCAATTGCAGTATCCGCTTAATGTCGCCGCGCTTGGTGCTGCGTGTGTACAATTTCCCATCGCTGTAGGTTCCCGCGCCGCCTTCGCCGAAGCAGTAATTGCTTTCGGGGTTTACCTCACCGAGCTTGTTCATGGCCGCGAGATCCCTGCGCCGGGCACGCACATCTTTGCCGCGCTCCAGTACGATGGGGCGAATACCCTTTTCAATCAGTTTCAGCGCAGCGAATAATCCCGCGGGACCCGCACCCACAATGATCACTTGTTTTTGGGCCTTACTTACATCGGGAAAAATATAAGGCTGGAAACGTTCCACCGGCAGGGGTTCATCCACATAACATAGGCAGGTTAAGTTGATCCATGGTTGTTTGCTGCGGGCGTCGATGGATCTTTTCTCAATGTGGTAGCCGGTAAGGGAGGCTGGTTTCACGCCGAGGGATGCAACAAGGTAGGCGCGCAACGTTTCGGGGCTGGCGGCTTCTTCGGGGGTGAGGCGGAGAGAGAGTTGTTGTTGCATGTGCGTGGCTGGAATGTTATACTTTGTTTTCGTGGTGTTTTTTCACGCAATTGTTTCGTGTCTCGCAAAGATTCTGTGTTATTGCGGAACTTTTATTTTCTTAATTTTAGATTTCTAAAGCGGCTTTATG
Proteins encoded in this region:
- a CDS encoding SWIM zinc finger domain-containing protein, whose translation is MNLTEDQILSLAPDDASRKAGKDLSSPKKWVSKGATALALWGECQGSGSKPYQTQVDLSAIAFKCSCPSRKFPCKHGLGLLLYKAGHPNDFNAAAMPPWVEEWINKRGQKQQAEAAVNTAPKDEASREKRQKARESKVEDGIEELLRWLKDLVRIGLLDIPAKGTAFFDAMARRMVDAQAPGLAAMVRSLGNTPFYKEGWQAEFLHHLARIYLAVSGMRNINAAIVGYPVEDIRTRIGFPQNQEELKEQQGLEDTWLILGKQVSEEEGLTTEKNWLYGINSGKYALVLQFIFRGQGLQFSLSPGMFITAELVFFPSAEPLRALIKKQVSVGGDYLIHGLQGWNEAITVQANAGMRQPFLEEQPMVVQNLVPLILNNEWWLKDASGKMMPVAKEFSSAWKLLAASGGMPLNMALVGTNNSFTPLGIWLQNKYNPL
- a CDS encoding NAD(P)/FAD-dependent oxidoreductase, which codes for MQQQLSLRLTPEEAASPETLRAYLVASLGVKPASLTGYHIEKRSIDARSKQPWINLTCLCYVDEPLPVERFQPYIFPDVSKAQKQVIIVGAGPAGLFAALKLIEKGIRPIVLERGKDVRARRRDLAAMNKLGEVNPESNYCFGEGGAGTYSDGKLYTRSTKRGDIKRILQLLVQFGAEESVLYDAHPHIGTNKLPQIITAMREQVIASGGFFLFEQKVNQFILENNAVTGVKTQQGGAWKGEAVILATGHSARDIFHLLDEQQILIENKSYALGVRIEHPQALIDTIQYHCPVRNEHLPPASYSLVEQVQGHGVFSFCMCPGGIIAPAATAPGEVVVNGWSPSKRNNPYANSGMVVTVHPEKLKRFEKYGALAGMYFQQEIEQKAAWVGGGKLVAPAQRMGDMVNGRNSASLPDCSYLPGIHSADLREVLPGFIHTSLKEGFVAFGKKMRGYLSNEAVVVATESRTSSPVRIPRDGVTLQHPQIADLYPCGEGAGYAGGIVSAAMDGERVAEVIAMR